A stretch of Bifidobacterium sp. ESL0704 DNA encodes these proteins:
- a CDS encoding OsmC family protein, producing MAKKLWVERNKDGSWDAFSDEGAHIKFGHGKGQFNPGDLMKVALAACGALSSQMTIENSLGEGKGAKIIVDGDSDPHANVYTAFHEQVVVDAQSAGIHGEDVEKLKDRVEKHIEKSCTVMHTYERATPVTMEVKVLTK from the coding sequence ATGGCAAAGAAACTGTGGGTGGAGCGCAATAAGGACGGCTCCTGGGATGCATTCAGCGACGAAGGCGCACACATCAAGTTCGGTCACGGCAAGGGCCAGTTCAACCCCGGCGACCTGATGAAGGTGGCGCTGGCGGCCTGCGGCGCGCTTTCCAGCCAGATGACCATCGAGAATTCGCTCGGCGAAGGCAAGGGCGCGAAGATTATCGTCGACGGTGATTCCGACCCGCATGCCAATGTCTACACCGCTTTCCACGAGCAGGTGGTCGTTGACGCGCAAAGCGCCGGTATCCACGGCGAGGATGTCGAGAAGCTCAAGGACCGTGTGGAAAAGCACATCGAGAAGTCCTGCACAGTGATGCACACCTATGAGCGTGCCACGCCGGTGACGATGGAAGTCAAAGTGCTCACCAAGTAA
- a CDS encoding universal stress protein, with protein MVNDKAILVGVDGSQASYKATWWAANYAKHAGLMLQIVCAYSLPSYAAVSFDSTYTSMGDDNAAHIDAQEILSKAKAIADEQGVEAQTLIVTGDPSSVFVELSRNYNLIVIGNRGKGGLAERLLGTTSSSLPAYAYCPIIVVPYTDDDGKTMHLNNTIKRVAVGIDASAWGLKALQIAADLSADRGAELDVIDAVAGLQGVSDEDGVYDSYMEDLETQIAPVRKAHPDLKITKTIVPESAVSALTKASYDHDIVVVGSRGKGGFTGLLVGSTSQGLIQHAAGPVYVVPRKYVEAEKSRSDGTIEGIEGVEQVSVKTADSSAAEAIESSIDPEHKA; from the coding sequence ATGGTAAACGACAAGGCTATTCTGGTAGGGGTGGATGGTTCGCAGGCCAGCTACAAGGCGACCTGGTGGGCGGCAAACTATGCCAAGCACGCAGGGCTGATGCTACAGATAGTGTGCGCTTATTCGCTGCCGAGCTATGCCGCGGTCTCGTTCGATTCCACCTACACTTCCATGGGTGACGACAACGCGGCCCATATCGATGCGCAGGAGATTCTTTCCAAAGCCAAGGCCATCGCCGACGAACAGGGTGTCGAGGCGCAGACGTTGATCGTCACCGGCGATCCCTCTTCTGTTTTCGTCGAACTTTCCCGCAACTACAACCTCATCGTCATCGGCAACCGCGGCAAGGGAGGCTTGGCCGAACGTCTTCTGGGAACCACCAGCTCGTCGCTGCCGGCATACGCCTATTGCCCGATCATCGTGGTGCCGTATACCGATGATGACGGCAAGACGATGCATTTGAACAACACCATCAAGCGTGTGGCCGTCGGCATCGACGCCAGTGCCTGGGGATTGAAGGCGTTGCAGATCGCGGCCGACCTCTCCGCCGACCGTGGCGCCGAGCTTGATGTCATCGATGCGGTCGCGGGTCTGCAGGGCGTCAGCGATGAGGACGGCGTTTACGATTCCTATATGGAAGACCTCGAAACGCAGATCGCTCCTGTCCGCAAGGCCCATCCGGATTTGAAGATCACCAAGACCATCGTTCCGGAATCCGCTGTCAGCGCTTTGACCAAGGCCAGCTACGACCACGATATCGTGGTGGTCGGTTCCCGTGGCAAGGGCGGGTTCACCGGTCTCCTGGTCGGTTCCACCAGCCAAGGCCTTATCCAGCACGCGGCCGGCCCGGTCTATGTGGTTCCACGCAAGTATGTCGAAGCCGAAAAGTCCCGCTCCGATGGCACCATCGAGGGCATCGAAGGTGTCGAGCAGGTTTCCGTGAAGACGGCCGACAGCTCCGCAGCCGAAGCCATCGAGTCCTCCATTGATCCGGAGCACAAGGCCTGA
- a CDS encoding C40 family peptidase, translating to MMKASKICASLAALALSASALLAFSPAASAANEDNDPVTSSRSFRKVNTVRKDLLKESTSTDVDAKSNWGGIESLDVPQTQSQAEKDAAAAKARADKAAADAAAASRSAARNSLAQSSQPQNFTVTPPNGQSVASLLTFANQFVGVVPYKYTGNTPAGWDCSGMVQYIYANMGISLPHSSAAQASVGTAVPDISHAMPGDILANSEHAAIYVGNGMVINALNPASGTVYTPLCYAFGSPYSIRRLL from the coding sequence ATGATGAAAGCTTCGAAGATTTGTGCATCCTTGGCCGCGCTGGCGTTGAGCGCCTCGGCCCTCCTTGCATTCTCTCCTGCCGCCTCCGCTGCCAATGAGGACAACGATCCGGTCACTTCCTCGCGTTCGTTCCGCAAGGTCAATACCGTGCGTAAAGACCTGCTGAAGGAATCCACCTCCACCGATGTCGACGCCAAGTCGAATTGGGGAGGCATCGAATCCCTTGATGTGCCTCAGACGCAATCGCAGGCCGAGAAGGACGCTGCTGCGGCAAAGGCTCGGGCCGATAAGGCCGCCGCAGATGCTGCTGCAGCTTCACGTTCTGCTGCAAGGAATTCGTTGGCTCAGAGTTCGCAGCCGCAGAATTTCACCGTCACGCCTCCCAATGGGCAGTCGGTTGCCAGTTTGTTGACCTTCGCCAATCAATTCGTCGGCGTGGTTCCTTATAAATATACCGGCAACACCCCGGCTGGTTGGGATTGCTCGGGTATGGTCCAATATATTTACGCCAATATGGGCATTTCGTTGCCGCACAGTTCCGCTGCCCAGGCGAGTGTCGGTACGGCGGTACCCGATATCTCCCATGCGATGCCTGGCGACATTCTTGCCAATTCGGAGCATGCGGCGATCTACGTGGGCAATGGCATGGTGATCAATGCCCTGAATCCTGCTTCTGGTACGGTTTATACTCCGCTGTGTTATGCTTTCGGCAGCCCGTATTCGATTCGAAGGTTGCTGTAG
- a CDS encoding CHAP domain-containing protein: protein MVHAAHKARGGTKRSAAISSLFSPVKGTHSRNAMRQAQAVATSGAMVGLAPDVIDKLNEIAPETRRSIRLAREAENRRHAVVVSASLAALVGATATAVMSGNPGKPSFSASAETTTTSTLRPINAASRSEDRVPLQSSGSKGTWSLGESNTSLDVSAMSKSIANNPQVANLMDQDYQTLPAGFDPNHATGDSGNNYEFSQCTWWVYVRRHQLGLPVGSQMGNGAQWADSARALGYWVDRSARHVGDIMVFAPGQDGSNPICGHVAVIEQINADGSVVTSECGVAYQGKTFSKTYTADQVAAHQIIHY from the coding sequence ATGGTTCACGCTGCGCACAAGGCTCGGGGAGGCACGAAGCGGTCTGCCGCTATATCGTCCCTCTTCTCTCCTGTAAAGGGGACGCATTCGCGCAACGCGATGCGGCAGGCGCAGGCTGTTGCAACCAGCGGAGCAATGGTGGGATTGGCCCCGGACGTCATCGACAAACTCAACGAAATCGCTCCTGAAACGCGCCGTTCCATCCGTTTGGCTCGTGAAGCCGAAAACCGTCGCCATGCAGTTGTCGTCTCGGCTTCCCTGGCTGCGTTGGTCGGTGCCACCGCCACTGCTGTCATGTCCGGCAATCCCGGCAAACCGAGTTTTAGCGCAAGTGCAGAAACCACGACTACCTCTACTTTGAGGCCGATTAATGCCGCTTCGCGCTCCGAGGACCGTGTTCCTCTGCAGTCTTCCGGCTCGAAAGGCACGTGGAGTCTTGGGGAATCGAATACTTCGCTCGACGTTTCGGCAATGTCGAAATCGATCGCCAACAATCCGCAGGTTGCGAATCTGATGGATCAGGACTACCAGACGTTGCCTGCAGGCTTCGATCCCAATCATGCCACGGGTGATTCCGGCAACAACTATGAGTTCAGCCAGTGCACTTGGTGGGTTTATGTGCGTAGGCATCAGCTTGGGCTTCCCGTGGGTTCCCAGATGGGTAACGGTGCCCAGTGGGCGGATTCGGCCCGTGCTTTGGGCTATTGGGTTGACCGCTCGGCGCGCCACGTCGGCGATATCATGGTCTTTGCGCCCGGTCAGGATGGTTCCAATCCGATTTGCGGGCATGTGGCCGTCATCGAGCAGATCAATGCCGACGGCTCTGTTGTCACCTCCGAATGCGGCGTCGCCTATCAGGGCAAGACGTTCTCGAAAACCTACACCGCCGATCAGGTTGCGGCTCATCAGATCATTCATTACTGA
- the manA gene encoding mannose-6-phosphate isomerase, class I, which translates to MYSIHPVVKRYAWGSYTRLQTMFASQLPARNTHSPLRGAGQASCSDEHQASLGASRSFAVAAQRVQSDPHANVDDDPVAEMWFSGHAQWPSRVDLNPEQDPEKLSEDKRHQQNRALARLRNSRVPGVQKSTGRCGSMVLTDLIRADPEGMLGARCSEEFGPVLPYLLKVISARIPLSLQVHPVDFQARAGFNDENARHVPIQAPERSFKDAVAKNEMVVALEPFDASVGFATPTFMLANLTLVDHPVARRMVEALTAQPHHGRHVIHGIHAIHGRFNAARHVPESENGDFAEADALMPLASKVWQPTRKRIFRAFHAAVTAGPVTGLHEALANAASEVSGERSKLAFRYVLVAEEAFPGDPSVLALLMMNPLELQEGESVFIPAGTPHAYIHGTGVEIMTNSDNVLRAGMTVKHKDIPDFLQSLDCVSSLPVDPSVSWMADWGAMFGDRVIYRPKIDEFMLSYGRVGAGQHPWEMMERLSRRYGRLMTKVSLNNRHFGPRIVVCVEGVVRVVCSRESRILHQGEAVFVPAADGRVQLESDGEAGTFIMASTQV; encoded by the coding sequence GTGTATTCGATTCACCCGGTCGTCAAGCGGTATGCCTGGGGCTCCTATACCCGTTTGCAGACGATGTTCGCCTCCCAGCTCCCGGCACGCAACACGCATTCGCCTTTGCGAGGCGCGGGCCAAGCCTCTTGCAGCGATGAACATCAGGCATCCCTCGGTGCAAGCCGGTCGTTTGCAGTAGCGGCCCAACGCGTCCAATCCGACCCGCACGCGAATGTCGACGATGACCCCGTCGCGGAGATGTGGTTCAGCGGTCACGCTCAGTGGCCCTCCCGGGTGGATCTGAACCCGGAACAAGACCCGGAGAAGCTTTCTGAAGACAAACGGCATCAACAAAACAGGGCGTTGGCAAGGCTGCGCAATTCGCGTGTCCCCGGCGTGCAAAAGTCCACGGGACGCTGTGGCTCAATGGTGTTGACCGATCTCATTCGCGCCGATCCGGAAGGCATGCTCGGCGCTCGCTGCTCCGAGGAATTCGGTCCGGTTCTGCCGTATCTTTTGAAAGTCATTTCCGCGCGCATCCCGCTTTCCCTCCAGGTCCATCCCGTCGATTTCCAGGCGCGGGCCGGCTTCAACGACGAGAACGCGCGGCATGTGCCGATTCAGGCGCCGGAGCGTTCCTTCAAGGACGCGGTGGCGAAAAACGAGATGGTCGTCGCTTTGGAGCCTTTCGACGCATCTGTCGGTTTCGCAACGCCCACGTTCATGCTTGCCAACCTGACGTTGGTGGATCACCCGGTCGCCCGGCGCATGGTCGAGGCGCTGACTGCGCAACCGCATCATGGCAGGCATGTCATTCATGGTATACATGCGATACACGGAAGATTCAATGCAGCCCGGCATGTGCCGGAATCCGAGAACGGCGATTTTGCCGAGGCCGATGCATTGATGCCCCTGGCCTCCAAGGTTTGGCAGCCGACCCGTAAACGGATTTTCCGCGCTTTCCACGCGGCTGTTACGGCCGGTCCTGTCACCGGTTTGCATGAAGCTTTGGCGAACGCGGCTTCTGAAGTGTCCGGCGAACGTTCCAAACTGGCCTTCCGCTACGTCCTCGTTGCCGAAGAGGCTTTCCCCGGTGACCCCAGCGTATTGGCATTGCTGATGATGAATCCGCTTGAGTTGCAGGAAGGCGAATCCGTCTTCATTCCGGCCGGTACGCCTCATGCCTATATTCATGGCACCGGTGTGGAGATCATGACCAATTCCGATAATGTGCTACGCGCCGGAATGACGGTGAAGCACAAGGACATCCCCGACTTTCTGCAAAGCCTCGATTGCGTTTCGTCTCTCCCTGTCGACCCGAGTGTCAGCTGGATGGCCGATTGGGGGGCCATGTTCGGCGACCGGGTCATCTACAGGCCGAAAATCGATGAATTCATGCTGAGTTACGGTAGGGTCGGCGCGGGGCAGCATCCTTGGGAAATGATGGAGCGGCTGTCTCGCCGATACGGCAGGCTCATGACCAAGGTCTCGCTCAACAACCGACATTTTGGCCCAAGGATCGTGGTGTGCGTCGAAGGGGTGGTAAGGGTCGTCTGTTCACGCGAATCCAGGATTCTGCATCAGGGGGAGGCTGTTTTCGTTCCGGCCGCCGACGGCCGTGTGCAGCTGGAATCGGATGGCGAGGCAGGCACGTTCATTATGGCTTCCACGCAGGTATGA
- the phoU gene encoding phosphate signaling complex protein PhoU — MRVIYNEELKAVADDLEHMANNVCDAIHGAGKALIDKDQDAAKAVIDGDATIDALEKQVLDQCVKLLAQQSPVATDLRVVVATLRLASTIERMGDLAQHIARTAYRAYPASALPDDEQTRHIFESMRALLDVTADRLPEMLADRDTTLAQRVIADDNKLDELHRQSFELVLDDSWKVTRQQLIDVVLTARFMERLGDHAVSTARQVVYIVSGFDPSKEPRNPDED; from the coding sequence ATGCGCGTCATCTACAACGAAGAGCTCAAAGCAGTCGCCGATGATCTGGAACACATGGCCAATAATGTTTGCGACGCGATTCACGGTGCCGGAAAAGCGTTGATAGACAAGGACCAGGACGCAGCCAAAGCCGTTATCGACGGCGATGCGACTATCGATGCGCTGGAAAAGCAGGTTCTTGACCAGTGTGTGAAGCTGTTGGCCCAGCAAAGCCCCGTGGCCACAGACCTGCGCGTGGTCGTCGCCACGTTGCGGCTCGCCTCCACCATCGAACGTATGGGCGATCTGGCACAGCACATCGCGCGAACAGCATACCGGGCTTACCCCGCCTCGGCGTTGCCGGACGATGAGCAGACACGCCATATTTTCGAAAGCATGCGCGCCCTGCTTGACGTCACCGCGGACAGGTTGCCGGAAATGCTCGCCGACCGCGACACGACGTTGGCCCAGCGTGTCATCGCCGATGACAACAAACTCGACGAGCTGCATCGGCAAAGTTTCGAACTGGTGCTCGATGACTCTTGGAAAGTCACCAGACAGCAGCTTATCGACGTAGTACTGACCGCGCGGTTCATGGAGCGCCTCGGCGACCATGCCGTTTCCACGGCCCGCCAGGTGGTCTACATCGTTTCCGGCTTCGATCCAAGCAAGGAGCCACGCAATCCGGACGAGGACTAG
- a CDS encoding phosphoglyceromutase → MSYRLVLLRHGQSAWNKTNQFTGWVDVPLTDKGVEEAKHGGQLLKEKNVLPDIVFTSLLRRAINTANYALDEADRLWIPVKRSWRLNERHYGALQGKNKSEIREKYGDEKFMIWRRSYGTPPPDIDPNDEFAQNNDPRYAGDPVPEAEALSNVVKRVTPYWESDIVPELKSGKTVLIAAHGNSLRAIVKMLDGLSEEEISKVNIPTGIPLVYELDEDMKPIKPRGEYLDPEAAKAGAAAVAAQGQAKK, encoded by the coding sequence ATGTCTTATAGATTAGTATTGCTCCGGCACGGCCAGAGCGCATGGAATAAAACAAACCAGTTCACCGGCTGGGTGGATGTTCCGCTCACCGATAAGGGCGTCGAAGAGGCCAAGCACGGTGGCCAGCTCTTGAAGGAGAAGAATGTTCTTCCCGACATCGTCTTCACCTCGCTGCTGCGTCGTGCAATCAACACCGCCAACTACGCACTGGATGAGGCCGATCGCCTGTGGATTCCGGTCAAGCGCAGCTGGAGGCTCAACGAGCGTCACTATGGCGCCCTGCAAGGCAAGAACAAGTCCGAGATTCGTGAGAAGTACGGCGACGAGAAGTTCATGATCTGGCGTCGTTCCTACGGCACCCCGCCGCCAGACATCGATCCGAACGACGAGTTCGCACAGAACAACGACCCGCGTTACGCCGGCGATCCGGTGCCCGAGGCCGAGGCTCTGTCCAACGTCGTCAAGCGCGTCACTCCGTACTGGGAGTCCGACATCGTTCCCGAGCTCAAGAGCGGCAAGACCGTTCTGATCGCCGCGCACGGCAACTCGCTGCGCGCCATCGTCAAGATGCTTGACGGCTTGAGCGAAGAGGAGATCTCCAAGGTCAACATTCCGACTGGCATTCCGCTGGTCTATGAGCTTGATGAGGACATGAAGCCGATCAAGCCCCGTGGCGAGTATCTCGATCCCGAAGCCGCCAAGGCCGGTGCCGCCGCCGTGGCTGCCCAAGGCCAGGCCAAGAAGTAA
- the menA gene encoding 1,4-dihydroxy-2-naphthoate octaprenyltransferase, producing MKNMALWVNGLRPKTLPASIAPVLVGVSAGYRLLKAAKDAACATEPSGLQGCVAGPNDVETAGVANMSWGMFALLAVLCVIVALFIQIAANFANDYSDGIRGTDAGRGDTESRTAKPQRLTVSGQVTPRQVLAAAGVNAFIACVAGLAITILTGHWWLIALGVLCLLAGWFYVGGKHPYGYAGFGEVGVFVFFGLVAVLGTEYVLVGRLDIWGFYGAIICGLYSCAILMVNNLRDVDEDKISGKMTLGVRLGKSNAKVVLLFVYFVCLAATAALGLTPLVDLFVAPNGIHIVGIVLTLVAIALAILAFIIGLSMIGAVQSGDFVKALPMCSMTLLLFSILFVIVKIAQVVIGV from the coding sequence ATGAAAAACATGGCATTGTGGGTCAATGGTCTGCGGCCAAAGACGTTGCCGGCGTCCATTGCGCCGGTGCTGGTGGGTGTGTCGGCGGGTTATCGCTTGCTGAAGGCTGCCAAGGATGCGGCGTGCGCGACTGAGCCATCTGGGCTGCAGGGTTGTGTGGCAGGCCCGAATGATGTGGAGACGGCCGGTGTCGCCAATATGTCTTGGGGTATGTTCGCGCTGCTCGCCGTGCTTTGCGTCATCGTCGCGCTGTTCATCCAGATTGCCGCCAATTTCGCCAACGACTATTCCGACGGTATCCGTGGTACCGACGCGGGGCGAGGCGACACGGAGAGCAGAACCGCCAAACCGCAGCGTTTGACGGTCTCCGGCCAGGTCACTCCTCGGCAGGTGTTGGCCGCCGCCGGCGTCAACGCCTTCATCGCCTGTGTGGCGGGTCTTGCCATCACCATCCTCACCGGTCACTGGTGGCTTATCGCGCTCGGCGTGCTGTGCCTGCTTGCCGGATGGTTCTATGTCGGCGGCAAACATCCGTATGGCTATGCCGGTTTCGGCGAGGTCGGCGTCTTCGTCTTCTTCGGTCTGGTTGCGGTATTGGGTACGGAATATGTGCTGGTCGGACGCCTCGATATCTGGGGCTTTTACGGGGCGATCATCTGTGGCCTTTATTCCTGCGCCATTCTCATGGTCAACAACTTGCGTGACGTCGACGAAGACAAGATCAGCGGCAAGATGACACTGGGTGTGCGGCTCGGCAAAAGCAATGCCAAAGTGGTGCTGCTCTTTGTTTACTTTGTGTGTCTTGCGGCGACGGCCGCGCTCGGCCTTACACCGTTGGTCGATCTGTTCGTTGCCCCGAACGGCATCCACATTGTTGGCATTGTGCTCACTCTTGTCGCGATTGCGCTCGCGATTCTGGCATTCATCATCGGTCTGTCGATGATCGGGGCTGTGCAATCCGGCGATTTTGTCAAGGCCCTGCCGATGTGCAGTATGACCCTGCTGCTGTTCTCCATTCTGTTCGTCATCGTCAAGATTGCGCAAGTGGTCATCGGCGTGTGA
- the lysS gene encoding lysine--tRNA ligase, which yields MSETKETGENRNEEEAEAPVMSTVERAELRLKQDEAIAENINEGKSFDEAIDPSNKQFGPEGQPEQVQMRVAKRAQMLKDGVNPYPVVVRPSDTIPAVRAKYDGKLEAGQETEDVVSIAGRVLFLRNGGGLCFVQLSAGDGTKIQGMISKKEIGADSLKAFKQFVDLGDHLYLKGRVIASKTGELSIFASEWKIASKALQPLPALHKELTEDTRTRKPYIGMIADEKIRDMVRKRSKVVSSLRNTFAQDDFLEVETPMLQTVHGGAAARPFTTHMNAFDIDLYLRIAPELFLKRCLVGGIERVFEINRDFRNEGVDGTHAPEFTMLEAYQSYGNYDTIADLTKKLIQRAAIDAFGSTKVTLLDGSEYDFGGEWKKISMYDSLSESLGEEITPETSVEHLGAIADKLGVERDEVENHGKLIEHLWEHFYEADLGATVPTFVRDFPVETSPLVKAHRSKPGMVEKWDLYVRGFELATGYSELNDPVVQRQRLVDQAKDALAGDVEAMDIDEDFLEALGVGMPPTGGMGMGIDRLLIALTGATIRETITFPLVKPLN from the coding sequence ATGAGCGAAACCAAAGAAACCGGCGAAAACCGGAATGAAGAAGAGGCCGAGGCCCCGGTAATGTCCACCGTCGAGCGTGCGGAGCTGCGGCTTAAACAGGACGAGGCCATCGCCGAAAACATCAATGAAGGCAAGTCCTTCGACGAGGCCATCGACCCGAGCAACAAACAGTTCGGCCCGGAAGGTCAGCCTGAGCAGGTGCAGATGCGCGTGGCCAAGCGTGCCCAGATGTTGAAGGACGGCGTCAACCCCTATCCCGTCGTCGTGCGTCCGAGCGATACGATTCCCGCCGTTCGCGCCAAGTACGACGGCAAGCTCGAGGCCGGCCAGGAGACCGAGGATGTGGTTTCGATCGCCGGGCGCGTGCTGTTCCTGCGCAACGGCGGAGGACTCTGCTTCGTGCAGCTTTCCGCAGGCGACGGCACCAAGATCCAGGGCATGATCTCCAAGAAGGAGATCGGCGCGGATTCGCTGAAGGCGTTCAAGCAATTCGTCGACCTGGGCGACCACCTTTACTTGAAGGGGCGCGTGATTGCCTCCAAGACCGGCGAGCTTTCCATCTTCGCCAGCGAGTGGAAGATCGCGTCCAAGGCGTTGCAGCCCCTGCCGGCGCTTCACAAGGAGCTGACTGAGGACACCCGCACCCGCAAACCGTATATCGGCATGATCGCCGACGAGAAGATCCGCGACATGGTCCGTAAGCGTTCCAAGGTCGTCTCCTCGCTGCGCAACACCTTCGCGCAAGATGACTTCCTAGAGGTCGAGACCCCGATGCTGCAGACCGTGCACGGGGGAGCGGCGGCCCGTCCGTTCACCACCCACATGAACGCCTTTGACATCGACCTCTACCTGCGCATCGCCCCGGAACTGTTCTTGAAGCGCTGCCTGGTCGGTGGCATCGAGCGCGTCTTCGAGATCAACCGCGACTTCCGCAACGAGGGCGTCGACGGCACGCACGCCCCGGAGTTCACCATGCTCGAGGCCTACCAGTCCTACGGCAACTACGACACCATCGCGGACCTGACCAAGAAGCTCATCCAGCGTGCGGCCATCGACGCCTTCGGCTCCACCAAGGTCACCCTGCTCGACGGCAGCGAATACGACTTCGGCGGCGAATGGAAGAAGATCTCCATGTACGACTCGCTCTCCGAGTCGCTGGGCGAGGAGATCACTCCGGAAACATCCGTCGAGCACTTGGGCGCCATCGCCGACAAGCTCGGCGTGGAACGTGACGAGGTTGAGAACCACGGCAAGTTGATCGAGCACCTTTGGGAACACTTCTACGAGGCCGATCTGGGAGCCACGGTGCCGACCTTCGTGCGCGACTTCCCGGTGGAGACCAGCCCGCTGGTCAAGGCCCACCGCTCTAAGCCCGGCATGGTCGAGAAGTGGGACCTTTACGTGCGTGGCTTCGAGCTGGCCACCGGCTACTCCGAGCTCAACGACCCGGTGGTTCAGCGCCAGCGTTTGGTCGATCAGGCCAAGGACGCGCTCGCAGGCGACGTCGAGGCGATGGACATCGACGAGGACTTCCTCGAGGCACTCGGCGTGGGCATGCCTCCGACCGGCGGCATGGGCATGGGCATCGATCGCCTGCTGATCGCCCTGACCGGTGCGACGATCCGCGAGACCATCACCTTCCCGTTGGTGAAGCCGCTGAACTGA
- a CDS encoding MFS transporter, which produces MKKSLLALACGAFTFGAAEFVMMGILTQAAHDMNVSIPTAGNFISAYAIGVCVGTLMLVFGRKAGPKKLIVLFMVIALVGDLLSAVAPSATMLIIGRFVAGLPHGAFFGTATLIAKTIAEPGKAAKAVSMTITGQTVANMLGVPAGTLIAEHLSWRLAFLLLAGVAALTVVLVTVWVPRIEPVEDAGILGQFRFLGHPGPWMVLGAVLAGNTGIFCWWSYVSPWLQKVGGYSSGMVPLLMMLAGFGMVIGGLYGGHFADRWRSAGTAAMGQFISVIGLALVFLVPGSRLDCAIFTFIISFALFFISSPQQLLMAEAGKGGGELIGGATVQIAFNFGNAVGSTVGGAMLNASHMNYHFPALGGLPFAVIAVLLLALYSWKYEQHTSAIDRLEPVEV; this is translated from the coding sequence TTGAAGAAAAGCCTGCTCGCACTGGCCTGCGGAGCCTTCACTTTCGGAGCCGCGGAATTCGTGATGATGGGTATTCTCACCCAAGCCGCACACGATATGAACGTGAGCATCCCCACAGCCGGCAATTTCATCTCGGCCTACGCCATCGGCGTGTGCGTCGGCACGCTGATGCTCGTCTTCGGACGCAAGGCCGGCCCGAAAAAGCTCATCGTCCTCTTCATGGTCATCGCTCTGGTCGGCGACCTGCTCAGCGCCGTCGCACCGAGCGCCACGATGCTCATCATCGGACGATTCGTCGCAGGCCTGCCCCACGGCGCGTTCTTCGGCACGGCCACGCTGATCGCGAAAACCATCGCCGAACCCGGAAAGGCCGCCAAGGCCGTAAGCATGACCATCACCGGCCAGACCGTAGCCAACATGCTCGGCGTACCTGCAGGAACCCTTATCGCCGAACATCTTTCGTGGCGACTGGCCTTCCTGCTGCTCGCCGGCGTGGCGGCTCTGACCGTCGTGCTGGTCACTGTCTGGGTGCCTCGCATCGAACCCGTCGAGGACGCCGGCATCCTCGGTCAGTTCCGTTTCCTCGGCCATCCCGGCCCGTGGATGGTCCTGGGCGCCGTGCTCGCCGGCAACACCGGCATCTTCTGCTGGTGGAGCTACGTTTCCCCCTGGTTGCAGAAGGTCGGCGGCTATTCCTCCGGCATGGTGCCGCTGCTGATGATGCTGGCCGGCTTCGGCATGGTGATCGGAGGCCTGTACGGTGGCCATTTCGCCGACCGCTGGCGCAGCGCTGGAACGGCAGCGATGGGACAGTTCATCTCGGTAATCGGCCTGGCGCTGGTCTTTTTGGTTCCCGGTTCCCGTCTTGACTGTGCGATCTTTACCTTCATCATCTCCTTCGCACTCTTCTTCATCTCCTCGCCCCAACAGCTGCTCATGGCCGAAGCCGGCAAGGGCGGCGGCGAGCTCATCGGCGGCGCCACCGTGCAGATCGCCTTCAACTTCGGCAATGCCGTGGGATCCACGGTAGGCGGCGCGATGCTCAACGCTTCACATATGAACTACCACTTCCCCGCGCTCGGCGGTCTGCCGTTCGCCGTCATCGCCGTCTTGCTGCTCGCATTGTATTCCTGGAAGTACGAGCAGCATACCAGCGCAATCGATCGCCTCGAACCTGTCGAAGTGTGA